Part of the Sulfolobales archaeon genome, ACTATGAGAATGTATACAGGAAGATGAAGAATCTAGAGAAAAAACTTATATCATTAGGAGCTGCTGAGGAGAGGATCTACATGACACTATCTCTAATCCCGCTACCTGTAATCCCTGAGATAAGACTCACTCCAAGAGGTTTAGTTGATGTTAGAAGTCTCAGATTAATAGATGTGGTTGCAGAGATCCTTCCTAAAACAGGTGATATTAGCTAGATATCTAACCTTAATAGTATGAGTAGGTTCTCTTTATTTACTCTAGAGATTCGTAGAGAAATCAAGTTTTATAGCACTATAAAACCCGGGTTCAAGAAAGTAAGGAGAAATTAATCTTACTACGAGAGCACTGCTAAACCATATATTATATCTCTCTCAGTTATAATCCCTTTAATCTCCCCCTCTGAGAGCACAAGAAAGTAGTCTATATCTTCGCTGAGCATTCTCTCTGAAGCTTCTCCTATATCTCTATCATCTGATATAATGCTAGCCTCTTTCATCACAAGATCTACTGGAAGCTGGCAGAACTCATCATATGAGCCTTTTGTTAGATATCTGAAAACATCGTGAGATCCTATGAAATAAACTATATCGATAGCTCTCACAATACCTGCGATGCTTCCATCACTCCTTACAACAGGAAATCTTCTGACATTTAATATATTCATCTCTCTAATAACATCACAGAGCTTATCACCGTACCTCACAAAAGCTATGTTCTCGGTCATCACATCTCTAACTTTAATACCTGTTATCTTTTCTCTAAGATATCTTATCAAGTCTCTCTCTGTTATTAATCCAATAAGGTTTTGATCCTTGTCTAGGACAACTACATAACCACCCTCGCTTAAGACTATTGTCTCCAGAACTTCTCTAAGATCAGAGTCTTCTCCCACGGATGGAAAATCTCTTCTTGAGATAGACCTCGCAGTTTCTCTATTGAGTGTCTCTATGAAAAATCCTCTGTGTTTGATCTCTATGAGAGTGCTGAAAGATCCTCCTAGAAGAGATATGAATTCTCTTAATGACACTACAGAATCAACTTTTCTACCTATTTTTATCAGAGGGATCACTGTAGATCTATCCTGATAAGCTATTTCAAAAGCTTTTAGAATACTTATGTTAGGTGAGTAAATATTTTTAACAGGCTTTGATATAAGCCTCGCATAACCAGGTTTCCTAGAAAGTCTCTGACTAAAGTTAGGAGTTCCATCACTTCTGAGCCATCTAAATCTATCATAAATCCTCTGAACTCTGTGCAACATATATCACCTGAGAATCCTTATGATCTCTCTCACTATATCAGATCTATCTATAATACCTTTTAAAATACCTTTCTCATCAACAACAGGAACTCTACCTATGTTTCTTTTGATGAGAATCTCAGCTACATCTAGAACCCTATCATTCTCTCTAACAGTTATAGGAGGTCTGCTCATTAGAGTAGAAACCTTAGGACCTTTTCTAGGTCCTCTCTCACTTTGAAATGCTATGGATGTTCTAAGCAGATCATGCTGTGTTACCATGCCTACTACAACACCTTTTTCATCCACAACTGGAAAACCTGAGAACCTGAATTTGATCATATTCTTCCAAACTGTTGAAACATAGGTATTAGGAGTCAGGTAGATAGGTTTTTTACTCATGATATCAATAGCCTTAACCTCTTTAAGTATGCTGATAATCTCTGAATCTCTTATCATCTTTTCTATAAAGAATTCAAATCCGAACACTCCTTTATAGATCATCTCACTCCTAGAATCAGCTACAGGTATATACCATATATCATTATCAAGCATTCTAATAACAAGATCCAGCGTGTTATCACCGTGAAAACCTACTAGCTGAGGCTCTACCATGAGATCTCTTACGAGAAGATTAGATCTAGATGATGCAATAGCAAGAATATTCTCACGCCATAAAACTCCTGAGATCCTGCCATTACTCTCGACTACAACCAGAATTCTGAGACCTAGCTCTCTCATAAGAGCTCTAGCTTTAGTAGCAATCTCATCTTTAAATATGTAGGGATTTCTTCTCGTGAAATTTTCAATAGAAGAGATTTTGCTTTGCATAAGGAGTTAAGACCATAATAATAATTGCTTATCAAATTATTATTTTTGAGGATTGAAGCATAGAATATATATGGCTGAATTGAATATAGTCTAGAGAGGATTTTCATGGTTTCTAAAGTTGAGAGGTATATGAGCTCACCTGTTATATCTGTTTATGCCTCGGATAATGTTGCTAGAGCTAGAAATCTTATGTTGAGACATAAGATAAGCAGGCTCGTAGTTATAGATAGCTCTGGGAAGCCTGTGGGGATTATCTCTAGATCTGATATAATAAGATTCTTTCTTAACAAGAAGAAAGCGGTTAGACCTCTCGAAGAGGTTCTAGTTGAAGAGATCATGAGCAAACCTCTTATAACTATACCACCATCAGCTTCTCTGAAGAAAGCTTCAGAGATCATGTTGAAGAAAAATATAAGCAGTCTTCCTGTGGTGTCAGTGGAAAAAGGCTTGATAGGAATTCTCACAGCAACAGATCTTGTAAGAGCATTTAGAGATCTGGGTTCCGGCAAAGCTAGAGTTCTAGATTATATGAGAAGAGATCCTCTGAGAGTATCTCGAGGACACTCGATATTCTACGTAATAGAATTAATGAAAGCAGATCCCGATAGAAAGATCATTGTAGTAGAAGATCAGAAACCTATAGGAATTATAACAGAGAGTGATCTAGCATTTATAGAGCCTAGATCTATTTCAGAGTCTCGAGAAAGCTATATAAAGAAAAAAGGATATACAGCTAGAGGCTTCATTGGTGTTGTAAGAGATTATATAATACCAACAGCAGAGGATCTCATGACGCCAAATCCTATCACAATAACCGAGGAAGAAGATCTGAGTAAAGCTTCTGATACTATGGTTAGAAATAAGATAAGCTCTCTACCAGTAGTTGATTCTGGTGGGAATCTAACTGGATTGATCTCGAAGAGAGGAGTTCTGAAAGCAATTATAGATCTTCTTTAGATCTGAATTTTCATAAGATGTTTAAGAAATTGAAGTAGAATTCCAAAATATATTGGTGATATAAGAGGATCTGTTTTTAAAACTACTTCATGAAAACTCTGCTTGTTAAAAAGAATCTTCTTTCTAATCTCCGATATCATCTGCTGTTCGATCTCGCTATAGAATAAGATCATATGAGAATCACCTCTTATAATAACAGGTCTATCATAATCCGCTATGGATATCTCAGAATTTAAGCTATTCTGCACATACATTGTGATAAGCTCTTCACCTACAATCATAGAAGAAGGTGTTAAAATCACATCTACTCTAGAGAAGGGTTTTAGTAAAATCTCTCTTATTCCGATCAGATCTTTCTCATATCTTCTACACAGATCTTTTGCCACATCTCTTAAATTCATGATCTCGTTATAAAGTCTCGAGATCCTTGGAGAGGACCTATCTCTTCTTAAGGCTTCAAGACCTGAGTAGAGTAATAGGATGCTTGCTTCTAGTGAAAAGAATTCTTCATCTACAGATAAGCTATCGAAAGAGTCTCCTGTGTAGCTCCTGATCTCATTTAAATCTCCTGATGATATGATCACACCTCTGTGACCTGTTAGCTTAAGTGGTGGCAGACTTCTCATGAGTCTATTAAACCCCTCCCTAGAAGATATGATGATCAGATCAGGTTCTCTACCTTCATTGTAGGGTGCTATATATAGCGAGTAGCTCTCCAACCTGTTCAAGCACACGCTTCTACCTATGGACAGGCTTCTTAGTAGAAGATATAAAGATAGTGCCGGGCTACTTCTATAATCAGCATATAATATGTAAAGCTCTTTCGATGAATCTCTGATTCTCTCGGAGATTATCCTACTATCTAATTTAATTCTCCCAGCGATTCTCTCAATAAACTCATTCACATGCTCAACAGTATCGCAAACACTATTCTTACTCATTATAGTACTCTAACCTCGCTCTTGTAGTAATCTATATTAGAGCTACCTCGTGAGCTCTACAGCATGAGCACTTATCGTGAGGAGGTTCCTTGGCTAGTCTAGGTATTACTCTCTCTAGAATCTTTCTAGCCTTAGAAACGTTCTCGGACATAACTCTCGAAACCTCTTCAGCTGTCACAGGCTTTTCAGCCCACACATCGTAATCTGTGACAAGAGCTAGTGTTGCATAGCATAGCTCAGCCTCGCATGCCAAGCTTACCTCAGGTACTAGAGTCATTCCAATTATATCAGCTTTGAAGACATCCCTCC contains:
- a CDS encoding CBS domain-containing protein; this encodes MLHRVQRIYDRFRWLRSDGTPNFSQRLSRKPGYARLISKPVKNIYSPNISILKAFEIAYQDRSTVIPLIKIGRKVDSVVSLREFISLLGGSFSTLIEIKHRGFFIETLNRETARSISRRDFPSVGEDSDLREVLETIVLSEGGYVVVLDKDQNLIGLITERDLIRYLREKITGIKVRDVMTENIAFVRYGDKLCDVIREMNILNVRRFPVVRSDGSIAGIVRAIDIVYFIGSHDVFRYLTKGSYDEFCQLPVDLVMKEASIISDDRDIGEASERMLSEDIDYFLVLSEGEIKGIITERDIIYGLAVLS
- a CDS encoding CBS domain-containing protein — protein: MQSKISSIENFTRRNPYIFKDEIATKARALMRELGLRILVVVESNGRISGVLWRENILAIASSRSNLLVRDLMVEPQLVGFHGDNTLDLVIRMLDNDIWYIPVADSRSEMIYKGVFGFEFFIEKMIRDSEIISILKEVKAIDIMSKKPIYLTPNTYVSTVWKNMIKFRFSGFPVVDEKGVVVGMVTQHDLLRTSIAFQSERGPRKGPKVSTLMSRPPITVRENDRVLDVAEILIKRNIGRVPVVDEKGILKGIIDRSDIVREIIRILR
- a CDS encoding CBS domain-containing protein, with the protein product MVSKVERYMSSPVISVYASDNVARARNLMLRHKISRLVVIDSSGKPVGIISRSDIIRFFLNKKKAVRPLEEVLVEEIMSKPLITIPPSASLKKASEIMLKKNISSLPVVSVEKGLIGILTATDLVRAFRDLGSGKARVLDYMRRDPLRVSRGHSIFYVIELMKADPDRKIIVVEDQKPIGIITESDLAFIEPRSISESRESYIKKKGYTARGFIGVVRDYIIPTAEDLMTPNPITITEEEDLSKASDTMVRNKISSLPVVDSGGNLTGLISKRGVLKAIIDLL